cagtaggagcccaatttccatatgaatgtaatactttgcagtggctcctagcaatcCGATGGTCATGGACACTGCACCTACCAGGGACCTCAGCACAGGTCCCTCCCAAACCCTTGCAGACAACACATTGCTGACACGACTCAAGGAGTAGCCACAGAGAGTGCACCCCTATACTCAACACCCCTGCATGTCTCAAAAGTCACCAGTCACACACAAAGCCACGTTCACCCTCCTGGAAGACGGCTGAACAGTCCGAGAGAAGCAAGGTGGAAGAAGAGAATTGTCCTTCATGGGACTTTGTAAGTATATAGAGTCAGGGAAACTACATTCTGGGGAGAGTGGGGGAGGCAACACTCAGGACCAACAGAGAAGTGACAGTAAGTCTAAGTGGCATGAGAATCAGAAGGGTGATGCCCGGAAATTTGCAACCAGCCCTGATGATAGCCACAGAGCAGCCGTCCCTACTGCAGGAAGAATCCACGGTTCATGCCAGTGCTGAGTCCAGGTCAGGAATTCAGCCTGAGAGGGTCTCCCACAGAGCAAGGCGGCTTTAGGGAAGAAAGTCAACATCCGGCTCGGCAAGCTCCCAGAGTGCTGTGGCCAGGAGCCATCTTGAGAGGGTCCTGTTGGGAGGGACTCGACTGCTCTTGGGAGGAGAAGACTCAGAGAACCGCAATTCAGAGTCCCTGTGGACACTCTGCCTCACCGAGTAGGTGGATTGGCTACAAAAGACAGCTGTGGCTGGGGAAGGGGTGAGCCGAGGGCACTGTGGGCTGCGACAAGGGGGGGCACAGCGAGAGTGGAGAGCACAGCAGTCTGCATCCCCACACCTGCTGTATTCCATGCTGTGAGTGTCACTGCCGTTCGTTTTCCTCCTTCTGGAGCAGGGCATCGCTGCACTCATAAAACCATGGAGAGAAGTGGCATTCTACGACCGTCATGTTTTCTAGTCCTGTTCGAACCTTGGCAGAGATTCCAACTCTAACAAAGGGGAGAGAAAAGCCAAATGCCTGCTCTGGACACTCACCCCACAGCAATAGCACAGAGAAAGAACCAATGGTCATGGACACTGCACCTACCAGGGACCTCAGCACCAAACCCTGGCAGACAACACATTGCTGACACGACTCAAGGAGTAGCCACAGAGAGTGCACCCCTCaccctctgctgtgtgcaacacaCCTGCCTGAACTACCTAGGGAGCCCAGCCCGGGAGGCTTCAGACAGAGCAGGTCCCTCAGCTCTGACACCACACACACTGTCAAAGTCCACTATCACGGGCAGAGCCACAGGGAAACTGCAGTGTTGAGTCCTCCTGGAATTAAATTCATCACTACACAGCACACAGACAGCCCACGGCACATCACGGAGAGAAGGCTATTCCTTAAGAATGGCCCCACGTAAAACGGAAGGAACGCTTATCCCAACAGATGCAAAATCTAAACATGTAAATACAATGTGAAAAAAGCAAAGCAACACGACTCTTCCAAAGGTTGACAGCTCTCCAGTAACTGACTCCAAAGATATTGAAATGGATGAACTAcagacaaagaattcaaaataataaggttaaaatattaatgaactcaaagaaaattcaaataaagcaGCCAAATGAATTAAAGAAGACAATGTAGGATATGAAGGAGAAATTCAATAAAGAggtagagattctgaaaaagaacgcAACAAAACTtggaaattaaaaactcaataagtcaaataaaaaaattcaatgaaaatccTCACCAATAGACCAGATCAAGCAGAAGAGAGAATATTAGGGCTGAATAACGAGGTTGGGGAAATGCTACTCTCaggcagaaaaaataataatcaatgaaAATCAGATGAGATGAATGGGGCACAATTAAGgccaaacttttaaatatttgataaaggagcagAAGAACAGGCTAAGGGCATAGAAaacctattcaatgaaataacagCAGAAAGTTCCACAAATCTCAAGAACACATGGATGTTCTTGAACACACCTACAGGAAAAATCTGGGACCCCACAGAGACTTGACCAGAAAAACATGTCTCTGTGACATATTACAGTCACCTGCCAAaagtacagaaaaaagaaaagatgttgagAACTGCAGGACAGGAGGGAAGCTGCACGTCACTTACAACAGCAAACCCATCAAAATCACATATTTCTTAGCAGAAACTGAAGGTGGCAGGACAAGGAATGCTGTAttttaagctctgaaagaaaataactactATATCCAACAAAGATATTCTTCagagtcaaagaaataaaaataagcataaagCAAAGGGATTCCTGACCACTAAACCAGCATTCCAGAAGATACTCAAAGAATCTGAAACACAGAAGAGGAAGCAAGATAACTACGAGAACATGAGAAGGAATGAATCTCCCTAGAAGAGTTGATGAGCAAACGAGAACGTGGAAAGAACCAAACACTATTGATTTAGTAAGTCATAAAACCCCTAAGATGAATAAGAGCAAAAAATGAATCTCATGTAGATTATATGAAACAATTAGAAGAAAATCCATAGAATGACAGGACTCAGTGCATACTTTTCAACAATGACCAAAGGCAAATGATTTCAATTCTCCAATTAAATGAAGCAGACTGGCTGACTGGGTTGTAAAACAGACCCAACAATCTGCAAGAATCAGCTCACTGCGAAGATATGAACCAAGCACaagtgaagggaaagagaaagacgTCTCAAGCAAGAGGCATCTGAAAGCCAGCAGGAGTAGCAATGCTCAGACCTCATAAAATGGGCTTCTAGCCAAAATTAGTCAAGAGACAAAGAAATTCACTACATATTGATAAAGGGAACAAACCATCAAGAAGTTATGGCAGCTGggcgctgtggcacatgcctgtaatcccagcagctcaggagcctgaggcaggaggatcacaagttcaaaaccagcctcagcaaaagcaaggccctaagcaactcagtgagaccctgtctctaaataaaatacaaaatagggctgggatgtggctcagtggtcaagtgcctctgagtttaatcctcagtacctccccccaccaaaaaaaaaaagatgtcatagCAACTGTAAATACATATGCACCAAATTTTGCAGTACTACACCCCTAAAACATCCTAACTGAAGGAAATAAgtgcaaaaagtcacatttatataaaaatgtcttGAAGAAGCAAAGCTTTAGAGACAGAAGGTGAGGGCCCAAGGCTGGGAGGGGCCTGTGGAATGAATGTTAAAAGACACAAAGGAACTTGAATTGATTTCACTATTCTGCAACAtgactgaaaataattaaagagtacacttaaaagaggtgaaagttaTGATATGTAAGGACACCTCAAtaaatctgtttgtttttttttaaatgccaccCAGCATAGATCGCTGGTCCTAAGCGTAAGGAAGAGAGAAAGTGGGTGCATACAGAGCAGGTCTGAAGTAACACATCCAATTCCAAGGAAGACGTCTGACCTCTTCTTGCCCAACAAGGGTGAAACCCATGGGGACAGCTATACCTGGCCTGCTCCCATTTTCTACAACTGCGGGTTGGCCAGTGCTCCAGGGGGCCAGTGCTCTCTGGGAAGCCcctccacagagcagccaggagcCACCCTCAGCTTGCACCTGCCTCTCCTCTTCCTGCGGGTGTAGCTCAAGTTGGTAGTGcacaaggcctcactgagttgctggtTCTTCCTCAGCAGGCGGCCTTCCCCGCCCCCCTACGTGGCTGATTTTTGGGGCAGGGCTCCCCCTGCTGGCTCCTCTCCTGGTACAACAGGTACCAGGCCTTTCACCAATCATGTCTCTAAGACCATCTCCTCAAACTGGCTCACTGTGGCAGGTGCCCTTCCTAGCACCAGGGCTTCTTTAGGTGTTTAGTgatatttgttggatgaatgaataaatgtttggAAATGGGGATAACCTGAGAAGGGCACTAGCAGGCTGGGTTTCTCAAAAGACCTGCACTTCTTACTCTTCAGGATGCTCTGCACAGATCCAGGCATGGGCCAGGCCCCACACCAGACCTCAAGGCTAAGGACCCCACGCAGACACTGGTCCTCCAAGGGCCTCAGACTGGTGAGATGGTGAGTCCAGAGGGCCTCGCGGGCACTGGGTGTGCTGTCCCCTGGCTGGGTGTTTAGGTATGTGAAGACTTGTCAGCCTGTGTGTTTCACACTGGGAGGAAAGGGACAAAGGAAGGAGGGTGGGAGGCAGGaagtgaggaaggaagggaaaatacaAAGTAGAACGGGGAATGTCACCCATCGTGGTCTGAGGAGGTCTCCAGAAGGGAAAGGGGACTGAGACCCTGGCTGAGGCAGGCATTTATTTAGGAGAGCAAGATTCATTCAGTAAAGCAAGCAATGGAACAGGACACACATGCAGAAGAAGGGTGGGGCCGCTCAGCCGTAGCTGCTCTTTGGGGGTCTtgggctcttcttttaaaggaaatttggtgaacaGTGAACATGAGAAGTGGGTGGGGTGACCTCAGCCGGTGACCTCAATCCTCTTAATCACGGAACACAGGGCAGGTCACGTGCCTGCTTCTTTCGGGGACATCCAGGCTGACATCGACACCTGGGATACACCATGTCTTAAGTCTCCAACAGCACCTTTCCCCTGGCTTTAGTCCATCCAAAGCACATGctggggctgggatgcagctcagttgggAGTGCTTGacttgaatgcacaaggccctggtttccatctccagcaccaccaccaaaaaaaaaaaaaaatgttgcgtTAAGGTACACAGGCATCTCAGCCACTCACCACACCCAGGAGGACCCAAGGAGGTTTTAAGGGTTCTCATCTGGAGGAGACAGCTTGGGGAGTGAAGGCGATTTAAATTCCCCTCTATTTCATCCTTCTCCTAGTTCTGTGATGGGGTTttaggatagagagagagaatcttaaagTCCCACAAGCCTGAGATGCCCAAAGCACAGCTGGAGATCTTGAGTGGCTGGCCCTTGGCCAGACCCATTTAGAATGAGGGAAAGtgcaaacaaaggaaaaactcTTCAGATTGTACAGTTCCACCCTGTCCCCACCTCCTGTCCAGCCCCTGCAGCCCCCTCTAGAAACATTAACTCCCCACACCCACCAGTTGCTGCCTCTCCCTCTGAAGGCCTGGGTTGGCCTTTGAGTAGTATTCCTGGCTTTTCCCTTTAGCGAGGGCTCCCCCCATCCCTTGAATGTGGATctgttttcctaaataaacctgtcTGTGACTTTGCCCGGCATGTGCTGGAGTTATCTGCCATATTCCAAGGATCCTGCTGGTCCTGAATCCAGTTGCCCtttctctctggaaaatcctgGTACCCTTTCCTGTAGACACCTCTTGTCCCCCTACAGTCCCAGTCCGACAACCCCCCCCATAGCAGTGCCTAAACAGTGCCCTAAATCAGGCATAGTGCTGGCTCTGGGCACCTCAGCCCTGGTTCTATGTCCTTCCCACCGCAGTTCACAGAGCTGCACCCGACCGCCAGGGTTCCCATGTCCCCTCGCACTCTGCTGTCCACACAATTCCCACTCCCCGCCGACTGCAAGCACCTGGTCCTGCTGAGCCGCAGCCCTCCTCCACAGGCGCCTGGGGGCCACATGTACTGCTGGGGTGGACACTGGGCGTTTCCGCGACTCTGCAGCGGGCTCCGGGGGTCACACTAGGAACTCCAGTTTGGGAAAAGGCAGGTGAGCATAGAGGGACCAAGAGAGGCGTGAAGAGTTCCCAACCTGACCAACAGACtcgtgggggggggggacactaAACCGCCTTTGATCGCGCAGTGCGGTCATGGCTCCGCGTCGGCACCTGTCGCCACCTTCTGCCAGGGGCCGAGGAATCCGGTGAAGCACAGGGCAGCCGCGTCGCAAGAGGATAGGGGCGCTAAGGAGCATCCGCGGCTGCCCGCGGGAAGGACTATCATACCCAGGACTGTGGCCAGGACAGGGGCCGCCCGCGCCGGACCGGCAGCAACCGAGACCATCTGCCTCTCCAAGAGTCCTGCTCCTTCCCGGTCCCGCGGCCCTGATGTCCCGCAGGCTTCCAGCcgaccccctcccccccccccccccccccgcccatttGACGCCCCGCCCCACAGGGTCCAGACCTGCCCTCACCGAGAGCTTAGGTTCTGATGCCATCTGGCGCCCAGAACCCGACAGCAAGGGTCCAGCACGAACCTTTAGGTGCCCTTTTTAAGTCTGAAACTGTTAATGCACTacctattcaaaataaaatttaagcaaaatgtaaataaattagaGTAAAATATAGAgcaatattactttttaaaacttgaggGGAAATGTTTCTGAGTTtgaaaaagattctttttttaaaaaaaattacaacatgtAAGTGAAAACAGCTCTATTTAAAAATACCTTGTAAACATTCTTTTGCCTTGGTAGCTTAAACAAATATAACTCTAAGTGaagacaaatatatattatattcttaAACAAATATAACCCTAAGTGAATACAAATAAATAGGACccaacaaagatgaaaaaaaatgtgcatggttgttttttaaaaaagccaaaacCTGGGAAGGAGTTCAACCTGTATAAAAAGCCTGTGTCCTGAGAGCTGGAGATCTggctcagcaccacaaacaaacaaaaaagctcctATGTACAAGACACTAAAGAGCAACAGCTGGACTCTCTAAAAATGAGCACCAAGAGGAGCTCCATACTCATTGTATTAAGAGTAAAGGATAAAGGGCGTGCAGGCACAGGCTCTGTGTGGGCTGAGCAAAGTTAACACTGGAGATGGTTGGTCCCCCCACCCAAACAAGGGAGTGCACCCATGAGGGGTTTGTGAGTCCTTCCTGCCATCGGTTTTCCTGCTCCTTGGTTTGTCTGCCTGGCCACGCCTGCCTTCACCTCTGCTCCTCCTAGTGCAGCATACTAGTTCTGAGCTTACTCTGACTGCCTGGCATTCCTAATGTCCAGTCCCACCCTTTCCCTGAAGGTGTATCACCCCTGCTAGGTATAGTAGACTCTCAGTCCCGGTCACAGTCTCCTAGTGGGAACTGTGTTCCCTCCAGAAAACAGACAGAGGCCAAATTAATGGGCATCCCGTGCAGCCAAAGCTTCAGAGAGCAGCAGCAGTGGAGAATCCagcaaggaggaggagaaggaggacaaaAAGGCTCCCCAGAAAGCCCCAAGCCAAGAGCAACACGCCTGATTCTAGCTTAAGCTCAGAGGATGAGGTGCCAAAGAACAAGAAGCCAGACAGCATCCTGTGGCAGTGAAAGCTCAGGCAAAGGCCCCAGCCAAACCAGGCTAGTCAAGAAGACTGGACCTGGAAGCAAGTCATGGGCCAAGTCCCAGGGAAAGCCGCTGTTGTCCTGCACCGAAGAGCTCCAGCAGTGCAGACTGCCCCagtgaggaggagagaaaaaccCCAAAGAAAGCACCAGGTCCCTGCAGTTCAGTCCCCCGCCTCCTGCCCTGCCACTGAAGACGTCCCTGGGAACCCAGTCCCCCAGGAAGCGGAGATGGAAGCAGAGTCTGTGGAAAGCAATGTGGACAGTAGCGATGGGTCTGAGTCAAGCTCTGGGGAAGAGAAGACACCCCGCTAAGGCAGCCATCCCCAGAGCAAGCACAAGACCAGACGCAGCAAAGGCGGCAGAAGCACTTCAGGGAGCTCCGCCCTGAGGATGAAGCTCCAGCCCAGGCAGCACCACCAAGAATTCCACCCCGAGCCACCCAAGCCCTGAGCAGCCTGCAGGCAGCAGCCTGAAGCCTGGCCAGAAAGACTGATAGTAGCTCCAGTGAGGAGAACAAGACAAAGAAGACCAGGCCGGGCACCCCGCACTGGCTGCCCAGAATGGTAATGCAGGCAGGGACAGCAAGGACGAGGACGGAGGGCAGATCCAGGCAGGAGTGGCGGTTTCCAAGCCGGGGTCAGCAAAGAAACAGAAGCAGATGAGGTGGCCAAGGAGGCAGATTCCTGGAGCAAAGACTAAGCTCCAGACTCCCAACACatttataaaaaggaagaaaagagagcaaaGGACCTTCCCCATTCTGAAGGCACAGAGAGGAGGAGACTGGGTGCCAAGCAAGGGTCCCCTGGAGAGGGGGAGCGAGCTGGTCAGGTTCTGAAGTTCAACAAAGGCAAGTCCCTCCCATCCAAGAAAACCAGGAAGAAATGGGCAGCTGCAGGGAGGCACTGTCACTGCCCTTGTTAACTTTGTCAAGGTTGTCAAAGCAGGGGTGGTGACTGGAAGCCACCGCCTTCTCAGTTGACCAGGACCACCCAGCTCTGTTGGGGAGGGCTTGGCAAAGGCAAAAGTTTAGAGTAGGTCCTAGGACTTGGCAACACAGTGTCCTCTCTTATCCTCTACTGTTTTACTAATTTTGTAGATTTTTGAGTGTTCAGTATCAGGAACAAGGTAAGAAGAATGCTTTTAAGATCTGttttagctgggcatagtggcactcgcctgtaatcccagtggctcaggaggccgagacacgaggattgcaagtttaaagccagcctcagcaatggttgaacaactgagtgagaccctgtctctaaataaaatacaaaatagagctggggatgaggctcagtggttaagtgacctgggttcaatccctagcaccaaaaaacaaacaaaacacttacTTGGCATTGTACCGGGAGCTATGTGTCCCTCCAGAAAACAGACAGAGGCCAAATTAGGAATGCAAGAGGTTTATTGGATATAGCCTGTGGTGACCAAGCGCAGGAAGCAGGATGGGGCAGAGTTATCAGATCAGCACACAGCTACTGGGGCCTCAGCCAACCAGCAGGAGTCGTGGGCAGCCACTTGAACAGGAGCCCTGCTAGGAGCAGAACCTCAGGCCCCAGTGCCCCTCACTGGGCTTAACTTTGGTGGAGGCCACCCAGAAGAGCAGGGCCTGAGTGCAGTGACAAAGTAGATACCAAGGGCGATGGGGGCTGCCAACCAGCTTAACTCCCCCAGCCCACTCCTTTACAAGAAAATAACCCGTATGGGACATTTCAACTGGGCCACAGCAAAGGCCTTAAGAGTACAGAAACCTACCCCACCCAAGGCCTGTTCTCTCCTGGACCTTTCCACTGTGTGCATAGGTGTACTCTGCCTGTTTTATTAAATAGTAgcctttggtgtgtgtgtgggggggagcgcTCATTCCCCCCGGGGtctggtaccaaggattgaaccagctgctctgccactgagctgcagccccagcttctcatttgtttcatttattctgaagcagggtcttgctaattgcctaggctggtctctaAGTTTTGATCCTCcagctcctgcctcagtttcctgagtgcTGGGATCACCAGTGTGGGCCACCAAATCAGCACAAGCAGCCCATTTCTAAAGAGCTGTTCAGGCAGTGGGGGATGCTCCCAAGACACTAGGGAAATGTCCAGCCGCGCTCCCCCGTCTGCATCCAGGCTCTCACTTGAGGTTCCTGTCCCCATCTCCTACCCACTCATCTGGTGAAAGCAGGCTTCCCTCAGCCCTGTACCCATAGGGAGTCCTCTGCCCTGACTCCAGGAGGGTGCCGAGGCTCGCTGACCACTACACAGCCCTCGAGCCAGCAAATGCCCAGAGGTGACTGCGCAGCCTCAGTCACACCCCATGGGCCTGGGAAGAACAGCTCCCTTCCCCTCTTTGGATTTTGAGCTGGGAAAACATTGTCCTAGGACTACTGAGGAACAGGAGAGATGAGACTACCACAGGGAAGAGCAAGGCATCCCCAGAAGGGCAGTGCTTGGGAGCCAGTTCTCCCAGCTATGGGAGCCAGTCAGTCCCCTGGGCTTGCATCCCTTCCTGTTGAGCCCTGAACTAATGGGACAGTTGACCAAGGCCCTTTTCTTCCTGCCCAGGACCCCTGGGAACCCAGGAAAGGCAggagggcctggaggagggctCCGCAGCAACCTGCAGACTTCAGGGAAGCTCTCCCACCCTACAAGGACTCTGGGATTGAGTCTAGTTCTCGACTCCTGTGGGTCTGCAGGCCTTGGCCCTGCTCAGGGACAACACAGACACCCCACTCTCCTCAGCATGTGATCTGAGCCTCAGGCAGCTCTGGGAGACGAGGATGGCATCTGCTGCGCTCGGGCTGTGCCCAGTGTCACGTATCACCTGGGAGCTCTGAAGTCTCAGAGACAGCAGCCAGGGTGGGGAGGGTTCGCGGTGGGAGGGTCGGGGTACTCAGGCGAGGCCCGCCCGCTCCAGGTCCTGGGGCAGCACGCGGCCCTTCCTGCGGGCCTTCTGCAGCCGCCGCTCAGCCTTGGCCGCCTTCTTCCTGCGCAGGTTCTGCCGCCGCCGGTCCTGCCGCTGCTGCATTTTCTCCACGACGTGGGCCGAGCGCTTCTCCCACTGGCGCTGCCGCTGAGCCCGGCGCTTCTCCTTGCGCTTCAGGGCCTCCTGCAGCAGCCGCTCGTTGTCCCGGATCTTGACCCCCTCGGCCTTGTACAGCAGGTTGGTCCACTTCATCTTGGCCTCCAGCTCCCGGGCCTTCCCTGCGTCCTGCTCCCGCAGCTCCTCCAGCTGGCCTTGCCGCGCCTGCAGGCGCTCCAGCAGCTGCCGGTAGTTCTTGCCTGTCAGAGGGGTCAGGTTCCCCTTCACCTTCTGCCGCTTCTCCTTCCGCCGCTGGGCCTTGGTGGCCGGCTCCTCCTCACTGACCTCCACCTAGGGACGAGCAGCAGGTCGGAGACAACGCAGAACCGGCACCCCACCTCAGGAGCACCCAGACCACGCGGCTGCTGCCACCCAAGAGGGAGTTGAGGCCACAGAGCCAACCAGGGGACAGGCCAGGGCCCGGAGCCTGCTCGGTTCACCTTATTGAAGATCAGCGCTGGCTCCTGCGGCCCTGCGCAGACCGCTGCAGGGGGATCCGCCACCGCTGCAGTGCCTCCGGTTTGTGCCGCTGCCTTcgccttctccttctccttcgcTAATAGCTCCCTCCGCTTCCTCTTCTTCCGATCGCGCTCCTGCTTTCTCCGCTGCCTTTTCTCCAGTCTGGCAGCAGAGA
This portion of the Ictidomys tridecemlineatus isolate mIctTri1 chromosome 4, mIctTri1.hap1, whole genome shotgun sequence genome encodes:
- the Surf6 gene encoding surfeit locus protein 6, which gives rise to MASLQAKDAYLQDLARKICAPHGPEPPRRARASKIQGSEASGPRKKKRKKTPKKFWEQEQKASEHKAKTFGEKKSPVAPGTKKPTANKEEPSISTGAPAGGQAAASDSVFALDVLRQRLHEKIQQARGQDGTLSAARLEKRQRRKQERDRKKRKRRELLAKEKEKAKAAAQTGGTAAVADPPAAVCAGPQEPALIFNKVEVSEEEPATKAQRRKEKRQKVKGNLTPLTGKNYRQLLERLQARQGQLEELREQDAGKARELEAKMKWTNLLYKAEGVKIRDNERLLQEALKRKEKRRAQRQRQWEKRSAHVVEKMQQRQDRRRQNLRRKKAAKAERRLQKARRKGRVLPQDLERAGLA